The Echinimonas agarilytica genomic sequence TTCTTCACTGCTTCGGGCTGAAGCCTTAACTTCTAGCGTTGCCGCCTTGCCCGTTGCTGTGGGGGCGCATTATAGGGAATCTTCTGACACGGTCAAGGGCTTTTTTAATTAAAATAAAATTAATTTCGCTTATAATGAAAACCGTTTAAAAATGCGGCGTGTTGACGTTTTTTTGTTATAAAAACGTTTAAACAATGCTCACAACTGGCAAAGGCCTCTTTTATGCAAGATACGACCTATAAACCTTCGATTGCACTGCGCTCTTATAAAGGAATATTTCCAACCATCGGTGACAACTGTTATATCGACCCCAGTTGCGTGTTGATGGGTGACATTCACATTGGTGATGAAAGTAGTATTTGGCCACTCGTTGCCGCTCGCGGTGATGTAAATGCCATTCGTATTGGCCAACGCACGAATATACAAGACGGCTGTGCACTTCATGTGACTCATAAAAATGAATCAAATTCAAAAGGCTTTCCGCTCATCATTGGTGATGACGTGACCGTAGGACATAAGGCTGTATTGCATGGTTGTACAATTGGAGATCGTGTATTGGTGGGCATGGGAGCCATTGTGCTCGACGGAGCCGTCATTCCGGATGATGTGATGTTAGGCGCTGGTAGTTTAGTGTCTCCTGGAAAAATTTTAGAAAGCGGCCACTTGTATGTAGGGAGCCCCGCACATAAGAAGCGTCCATTAACAGATGCTGAATTAGCTTTTCTTAAGATCTCGGCGGACAACTACGTACGTTGGAAAGATGACTATATAAGTGAAACTCAATAATGAGGCTCTACGGGTCGTAGCAATACTCATGCGCTCGTTAATAAAACGCATGAGTATAAACGGCTAAATACGGCCTAGGTTTTTATTCAATTCACGCAATACTTGGCGCATGCTCGGACGAATGCCGCGCCAAACGGCAAACGATTCGGCCGCTTGAGCCACTAACATCCCCAATCCATCAATACCTTTTGCTGCACCCTGTTGCTTAGCCCAGTTGATGAACACTGTCGGCTCTTGGCGATAAACCATGTCATAGACACTGCTGTATTGATTGATAATACTCGTTGGGATCGGTGGCAGTTCACCGCTCATACTGGCCGACGTGCTATTAATGATGACATCAAAGGGTTCAGCAGCCTCCAATGCATCAAACGTTGTCGCTTCAATATTTTGATGATTAGGGAATAAGTCGACCAAGTCTTGTGCTTTAGAGGTTGTACGATTAACGATTTGAAGCATCACCACGTTTTGCTCTAATAGGGGTAATAAAGTGCCACGGGCCGCACCACCTGCCCCAATCATAAGCACGCGCTTACCTTCAAGGGCAACATGGTTCAACAGCAAGTCTGCAACAAGTCCTGCACCATCCGTGTTATCACCAAGGATTCCACCGTCATCCAGTACCTTTAAAGTATTGACGGCACCAGCCATTCGCGCGCGCTCTGTTAGCTGGGTCGCAAAGTGATAGGCGTCGAGTTTAAAGGGCATAGTGATGTTGCAGCCTTTACCACCATTATTGAAAAACGCAGTCGCGGCCTCTACAAAGCCATCTTCAGCCGGTTCAATCGCGCCATACTCAAGCTGTTGCTGCGTTTGTTCAGCAAACAAACGATGAATGAATGGCGATTTACTTTGTTTAATCGGGTGCCCAAATACGGCGTACTGATCCATAACCACGTCCTAAAATTGGCTTGATACCATAAGGTTTTGTTGTTCAAACGATTCGATCGCTAGATCGCAACACAGTAGTGCCGTGCTTCACGAAACACAAGTCTCCCTTTATTGTGTCGCGGCGACAACTAATAAATGCAGGTTTTACTTCACATGACGATTTGTTAGTTTGAGCATCCATCAAGCATTAGGAGTTTTATGGTGATGAAATGGTTTAAAAGTAAATCCCAGCCTGAACCGATAAAAGAGGCGGAACCAGAGCCTTCGTCACTCTACAAAAGTATTGGCGGAGAAGATGGGGTGCGAGCCTTGGCGAATGCTTTCTATGACCAAATGGAACAACGCAATGAAGCCAAGGAGTTACTGGCCATTCATCCACAACCAATGGACAGTATTCGTCAGCGCTTTTTTGAGTTTTTAAGCGGCTGGCTTGGTGGGCCACCTTTGTTCGAACAAAAGTATGGCCACCCTCGCCTTCGAGCTCGGCACTTATCATTTAAGATTGACGAGCAAATGCGCGACCAATGGATGTTATGTATGGTGCGAGCATTAGACCAAGTCGTCACCTGCCCGCTGACCAAAATGCAATTGCGGCACTCGTTTTACCAATTAGCCGATCACATGCGTAATACTGACTAAGCTTGGATCCACTCGCGTGGCACTAAATAGTCACTGAGCCGTGCTTCGGCAGAGTCTGCATTCGGTTGGTAGTTATACTGCCAACGCACCAGCGGCGGCATCGACATCAATATAGATTCGGTACGGCCACCGGTTTGCAGGCCAAATAGAGTACCTCGGTCGAAGACCAAATTGAATTCCACATATCGCCCTCGACGATACAACTGGAATTGACGTTGAGTGTCATTAAATTCGGTGTCTTTGCGGCGCTTTACAATAGGCATATAGGCATCGGAAAAACCGTTGCCTACCGCTTTCATAAAGTCAAAGCTGCGTTCAAAACCTGGTTCATTTAAATCATCAAAAAATAAACCGCCTATACCGCGTGTTTCTTGGCGGTGCTTTAAATAAAAATACTCGTCGCACCATTTTTTGTATTTGGGATACACCGAATCACCAAAAGGCTGGCACAGGTCATGCGCAGTTTGATGCCAATGCAAACAATCGTCATCCAATGGGTAGAAGGGCGTAAGATCAAATCCGCCACCAAACCACCAAACGGGTTCGGCCCCTTCTTTTTCAGCAATAAAGAATCGAACATTAGCATGCGACGTGGGAACGTACGGGTTTTTGGGATGGACAACTAATGACACACCCAGCGCTTCAAAACGTCGCCCTGCCAATTCCGGCCGATGTGCAGTGGCCGATGCTGGCATTTGCGCACCGGTCACATGTGAAAAATTAACACCAGCTTGTTCGAACACCGCGCCATCGGTCAAAACTCGGCTTCGACCACCGCCCCCTAACGATTCTGTTTTTTCATCGCGCTGCCATGCATCTTCTAAAAAACTCGCTTTGCCGTCAATTTGTGTTAATTGGTCACAAATAGAATCTTGAAGCTGCAGCAAATAGGCTTTCACCGCCTCGACTTGAATATTGCTCATGTCTGGTCATGCTCCTTCATATAAAATGTGCTGCGGTTAACTTGCTCTCACCACAGCCAATGTTCGTGCGTCTCTGATTTGAGTTGGCTTTTCAGATGGGCCACATTCGCCGCTCACAATAACATCAACACGCTCACCAAGCTGTTGCGCGACTTCGTCGGCAGAAATGCAAGGCTCTAGACCTGTGAGGTTCGCGCTCGTTGAAACCACCGCTTGATTCAATTCCGAACACAAACGCTGTACCACCGGATGGGCACTCACCCTCACGGCGATGGTATCAAACTGCCCTGATAGCCAGTGCGGTGTGGACGCATTTTTAGGCACAATCCAAGTATGCGGGCCGGGCCAAGTTGCGAAAACCGTTTCGCGCTGAGCTTCTGTCAACTCGTCAATAGCGATATAAGGAAGAAGTTGGGGGATCGATGCAGCAACTAAAATCAAACCTTTTTCAATAGGACGCTGTTTCACCTTTAGCAACGCATGAACCGCAGCTTCATTCCTGGGGTCGCAGCCCAATCCAAAAACAGCTTCCGTAGGATAAGCAATGATGTGCCCTTGATGAAAAGCGGATATGGCGGCGTCTAGCATGATTTGTTGTCGGTAAAAGTAGCTGTAAAATATGTCAGGAGCTTACCGCAAAGCGTCAATTGTTGATACTGTACCAGTAAGATCGACCGCTTAGTTTTAACTCAGCCTTTCACCTTAGGCGGGTAAATCGCTATAATCCCGCCTTTAGTGCTGAACATGCACCACTTAACCAACGCAAGAAGCAGGAGTATTCAATGCAAGTCGGAATCATTATGGGCTCGAAATCAGACTGGCCCACCATGAAACATGCGGCTGAAATGCTGGACCGGTTTAACATTGCTTATGAAACAAAAGTTGTTTCAGCGCATCGCACCCCTCAACTTCTAGCCGATTATGCAGGCTCTGCGCAAGAGCGTGGCCTTAAAGTGATTATCGGTGGTGCCGGTGGCGCAGCGCATTTGCCTGGTATGGCAGCCGCGTTTACGAATTTACCGGTTCTAGGTGTGCCCGTTCAGTCGCGTATGTTGAAGGGAATTGACTCTCTCTTGTCAATTGTACAAATGCCAAAAGGTGTTGCCGTAGGTACATTAGCCATTGGTGATGCTGGCGCTGCAAACGCAGGATTATTAGCTGCACAAATTATTGGAGCTTTTGACTCGGAAGTCATGGCTAAGGTGAGTGAATTCCGCCAAAACCAAACGGACACTATCTTAAGCCAACCTGATCCGTCAGAGGATTAATCATGAAGGTAATGGTACTTGGAGCGGGACAACTCGCTCAGATGATGGCGCTCGCAGGCGCACCTTTAGGAATATCTGTCGTTGCATATGACGTTCGCACGCATAGCGTGGTTCATCCGGTAACGGGGCAAGATTATCAGCAAGATCTTGCTGCGGGCATCAATGCCAACGATGTGATTACTGCTGAATTTGAGCATATTCCACATGACATCCTCGACCAGTGCCAAGCCAGTGGTAAATTCTTACCCGGCGACAGAGCCATACGCGTAGGCGGCGATCGCCGCCTTGAAAAGCAATTGCTCGACGGCGTCAATGTACCCAACGCACGTTATCAGTTTTTGGCCACAAAAGCCGATTTAACGGCCGCGACTCAGTCAATCGGGTTGCCATTAGTACTTAAAAGTGCACTGGATGGTTACGATGGTAAAGGCCAGTGGCGTTTAAAGTCTGAAACTGAGATCGACGCTGTTTGGGCCGAAATAGAAGAATTTTTGGCGCATAGTAGCGACAATCAGTCGATTGTTGCTGAGCAATGGATTCCGTTCAATCGAGAAGTTTCGGTGATTGGTGTCCGTAATAAAGACGGAAATATTGCCGTCTACCCACTCACCCAAAACCACCATGAAGCCGGTGTTTTAAGCTTATCAGTGGCTCCTGCAACAGGGGAAAATTTACAGCAACAAGCCGTCAGCGCATTTGAAAAAATCGCGAATGAATTGGACTATGTAGGTGTATTAGCGATTGAATTTTTTGATGTTGATGGCCAGCTATTGGTCAATGAAATTGCGCCGCGTGTACACAATTCAGGACATTGGACTCAGCAAGGTGCGGATTGTTGCCAATTCGAAAACCACTTGCGTGCTGTTTGTAATTTACCCTTAGGCAGCACTGAGCTGGTAAGGCCCACCGCAATGGTCAATGTTTTGGGAATTGATTCCGTTCATCAAAAAGCAATGGAAATTGCCGGTAGCCATCAGCATTGGTACGGCAAAGAGCAGCGAGCAGGCCGCAAAATGGGGCACATTAATGTAGCAGGAAAAGACCAAACTCAGATGCTTGCTCAACTTAATGCTCTATTAACGATGTTGCCTGAAGCAGAATTCCCAGGGCTATCGACAGCAATCGCAAAGCTACCCCAGTAAATACCCACTTACCTTCAAAGCTCTTAAATTAAGGGCTTTGAAACTTTCCGCACTTTTTGTCTGCACACTGTAATTTCTGACCTGCGGCCATTTTTCGCTCCATGAGTAAGTCAAAACCACACTCTTCACAAGTGCCTTCTTTAGGCTTGTGGTTAACCGCGAATTGACATTTTGGATAGCTATTACAAGCGTAGAATGTTTTTCCGAATCGAGACTTTCGCTCGATCAAATGCCCTTCATGGCATACAGGACAAATGCATTCCGTATCTGGAGTTTCGTCTAATTGCTCGGTGTGATGGCATTCAGGAAAGCCTGTACAACCAACAAACAATCCGTAACGCCCCTGCTTCAATGCTAAGGGAAGCGAGCACTCAGGACATTCAGTGCCTTCAAGCACTTGTTTAATGGCGGTATCTGATGCGTGCAGCGGCTGTGTGTAATCGCATTCTGGATAATGACTACACCCCACAAACGGGCCACGCTTGCTGTGCTTGAGCACCAATTGATGCGCACACTGAGGGCACTCGCCATGGTCTTGCTCCAAGGCATGCTCGTGTTGGGTGAATAATTTAGAATCAATACCGCTCATTAGACTAATGTACCATAACAAACGGTATTGAAAGAGTTACTGAAGGTAACCCTCGTTGATATCGAACAACAGATCTTCCATTTGAGAGTATGCGCCTTCTTTTCCTGGTACATTAAACAACACCATCAACACAACCCATTTTAAATCTTCTAGGGTCATTTCTGGCACGTCCAATTCCATCACTCGGTCAATCACCATTTCTCGCGTCGTATTGTCGAGCACTTGAGCTTGTTCTAAGAACATCAAGAAACCTCGGCAATGGCTGTCGAGACGAGCGGTTTCGTCCGCTGTATAAATCCGAACAGATGGTTGTACTTGCTTGTACAAATACGGTTTTTTATCACTGTCTTGTAAGTCGGCAAGTCGCTCCAGCCACGCTAAAGCTTTTAGAATTTCTTCTTTATGAAACCCTGCGCGGGTGAGCTCTTCGGTTAACTCATCATGGTCGACCAAGATTTCCACTTCGCTGTGGATGAAATTCTCAAACAAGTACATCAGAATATCAAACATGTCAGCTCCCCCTTAAACGGATATATCCACCCGGAACAGACGCAACACTCCCTTGCATTTCTAATTCCAGCAGTTCTGACAACACAACCTCAACAGCAAGACCCGTTTCTTGGACCAGTTCGTCTACAGACGTTGCGTTATCTTTAACGTTATCCAACAAAACACTATTTGGCAATGCTAGTTTGCTGGTATCTGATGTTGAATATGAGGGTGACTTCTCAGGATTTAAATCCCCTGGCCAAAATATATCGTCAATTCCTTCCACCAGCCCTGCTCCATCCTTGATTAATTGATGGCAACCTTGGCTTTGCGGATTACCTACTGCACCGGGCATAGCATAGACCTCCCGGCCTTGTTCAAGCGCCAACTTAGCCGTAATTAAAGACCCTGAACGCATGCTCGCTTCCACCACCAAGACCCCTTCAGACAAGCCACTAATAATACGATTTCGGCGTGGGAATAAATACCCCACGGGCGCAGTCCACGGTGGCACTTCGCTGATCAGCAAGCCGTGATTGTCGATAATTTGTTGCGCCAATGCTTGATGGCGCTTTGGATAAATGTTGTCTAATCCCGCGCCAAGCACTGCGATAGTAGCCCCCACGTCAAGTGCGCCCTGATGAGCACAAGCATCAATCCCCAATGCCAATCCCGATGTCACCTGATAACCGGACTTCGTGACTTGTTTGGCAATCTGCCGTGCGTTGGCTCGACCACTTGGGCTCGCGTGGCGACTGCCCACAATAGCAAGCTGTGGCGCGCTCAAAAGCTCCTCTTGGCCTACACAAAAAATGAGCGGGGGCGGATCGGCAATCTGTTTTAATAACTCCGGGTATTCACTATCAACCAAGGTAATCACTCGGCCTTGCGAGCGACACAGCCATTGGTCAACTTGCTCCAAATATTGAAGGTCTGGATTAAGCAGCGCACTTTGTTGTTTCTGATTGACTCCTAGTCGAGTCAATTCTTCAACATTGGGTGTCAGAAAGTGCTGCAATAAATTTTGGCGCCAAAGCTTGGCAATAGACATCGGCCCCAGACCAGGAACAGCCTGAAGGGTCAGCCACTTATGTCGTTCATCCATGAACAATCCTTGGTGGTACGGAGCGCGCTGAAGACAACACGCATCACAATCATTTTAAACCAACAGTCCATTGTTGGCCCTTTGCTCTTTGACTACTGAGCGGTTCTTACTTCATCAAACACTTGAAGCTGTTGCTGTGCTCTCATCACTAAAGCATAGCTGACCTTATCAAAGGTTCTAAACACCATCACATGGCCTCTAGGCACCGATGGCAACTCAAGCTTACCAACATTGATCACCATGCCCTCGAGTTTCTCATAGTGACTGGTATCCTCGACATAAACAGGAGCATTTTCGTCATCT encodes the following:
- a CDS encoding gamma carbonic anhydrase family protein, coding for MQDTTYKPSIALRSYKGIFPTIGDNCYIDPSCVLMGDIHIGDESSIWPLVAARGDVNAIRIGQRTNIQDGCALHVTHKNESNSKGFPLIIGDDVTVGHKAVLHGCTIGDRVLVGMGAIVLDGAVIPDDVMLGAGSLVSPGKILESGHLYVGSPAHKKRPLTDAELAFLKISADNYVRWKDDYISETQ
- the aroE gene encoding shikimate dehydrogenase, which codes for MDQYAVFGHPIKQSKSPFIHRLFAEQTQQQLEYGAIEPAEDGFVEAATAFFNNGGKGCNITMPFKLDAYHFATQLTERARMAGAVNTLKVLDDGGILGDNTDGAGLVADLLLNHVALEGKRVLMIGAGGAARGTLLPLLEQNVVMLQIVNRTTSKAQDLVDLFPNHQNIEATTFDALEAAEPFDVIINSTSASMSGELPPIPTSIINQYSSVYDMVYRQEPTVFINWAKQQGAAKGIDGLGMLVAQAAESFAVWRGIRPSMRQVLRELNKNLGRI
- a CDS encoding group II truncated hemoglobin, which codes for MKWFKSKSQPEPIKEAEPEPSSLYKSIGGEDGVRALANAFYDQMEQRNEAKELLAIHPQPMDSIRQRFFEFLSGWLGGPPLFEQKYGHPRLRARHLSFKIDEQMRDQWMLCMVRALDQVVTCPLTKMQLRHSFYQLADHMRNTD
- the hemF gene encoding oxygen-dependent coproporphyrinogen oxidase, which produces MSNIQVEAVKAYLLQLQDSICDQLTQIDGKASFLEDAWQRDEKTESLGGGGRSRVLTDGAVFEQAGVNFSHVTGAQMPASATAHRPELAGRRFEALGVSLVVHPKNPYVPTSHANVRFFIAEKEGAEPVWWFGGGFDLTPFYPLDDDCLHWHQTAHDLCQPFGDSVYPKYKKWCDEYFYLKHRQETRGIGGLFFDDLNEPGFERSFDFMKAVGNGFSDAYMPIVKRRKDTEFNDTQRQFQLYRRGRYVEFNLVFDRGTLFGLQTGGRTESILMSMPPLVRWQYNYQPNADSAEARLSDYLVPREWIQA
- a CDS encoding L-threonylcarbamoyladenylate synthase, whose translation is MLDAAISAFHQGHIIAYPTEAVFGLGCDPRNEAAVHALLKVKQRPIEKGLILVAASIPQLLPYIAIDELTEAQRETVFATWPGPHTWIVPKNASTPHWLSGQFDTIAVRVSAHPVVQRLCSELNQAVVSTSANLTGLEPCISADEVAQQLGERVDVIVSGECGPSEKPTQIRDARTLAVVRAS
- the purE gene encoding 5-(carboxyamino)imidazole ribonucleotide mutase, with protein sequence MQVGIIMGSKSDWPTMKHAAEMLDRFNIAYETKVVSAHRTPQLLADYAGSAQERGLKVIIGGAGGAAHLPGMAAAFTNLPVLGVPVQSRMLKGIDSLLSIVQMPKGVAVGTLAIGDAGAANAGLLAAQIIGAFDSEVMAKVSEFRQNQTDTILSQPDPSED
- a CDS encoding 5-(carboxyamino)imidazole ribonucleotide synthase, with the protein product MKVMVLGAGQLAQMMALAGAPLGISVVAYDVRTHSVVHPVTGQDYQQDLAAGINANDVITAEFEHIPHDILDQCQASGKFLPGDRAIRVGGDRRLEKQLLDGVNVPNARYQFLATKADLTAATQSIGLPLVLKSALDGYDGKGQWRLKSETEIDAVWAEIEEFLAHSSDNQSIVAEQWIPFNREVSVIGVRNKDGNIAVYPLTQNHHEAGVLSLSVAPATGENLQQQAVSAFEKIANELDYVGVLAIEFFDVDGQLLVNEIAPRVHNSGHWTQQGADCCQFENHLRAVCNLPLGSTELVRPTAMVNVLGIDSVHQKAMEIAGSHQHWYGKEQRAGRKMGHINVAGKDQTQMLAQLNALLTMLPEAEFPGLSTAIAKLPQ
- a CDS encoding DNA topoisomerase family protein, which gives rise to MSGIDSKLFTQHEHALEQDHGECPQCAHQLVLKHSKRGPFVGCSHYPECDYTQPLHASDTAIKQVLEGTECPECSLPLALKQGRYGLFVGCTGFPECHHTEQLDETPDTECICPVCHEGHLIERKSRFGKTFYACNSYPKCQFAVNHKPKEGTCEECGFDLLMERKMAAGQKLQCADKKCGKFQSP
- a CDS encoding DUF494 family protein, which gives rise to MFDILMYLFENFIHSEVEILVDHDELTEELTRAGFHKEEILKALAWLERLADLQDSDKKPYLYKQVQPSVRIYTADETARLDSHCRGFLMFLEQAQVLDNTTREMVIDRVMELDVPEMTLEDLKWVVLMVLFNVPGKEGAYSQMEDLLFDINEGYLQ
- the dprA gene encoding DNA-processing protein DprA produces the protein MDERHKWLTLQAVPGLGPMSIAKLWRQNLLQHFLTPNVEELTRLGVNQKQQSALLNPDLQYLEQVDQWLCRSQGRVITLVDSEYPELLKQIADPPPLIFCVGQEELLSAPQLAIVGSRHASPSGRANARQIAKQVTKSGYQVTSGLALGIDACAHQGALDVGATIAVLGAGLDNIYPKRHQALAQQIIDNHGLLISEVPPWTAPVGYLFPRRNRIISGLSEGVLVVEASMRSGSLITAKLALEQGREVYAMPGAVGNPQSQGCHQLIKDGAGLVEGIDDIFWPGDLNPEKSPSYSTSDTSKLALPNSVLLDNVKDNATSVDELVQETGLAVEVVLSELLELEMQGSVASVPGGYIRLRGS